A genomic stretch from Gallus gallus isolate bGalGal1 chromosome 13, bGalGal1.mat.broiler.GRCg7b, whole genome shotgun sequence includes:
- the PROB1 gene encoding proline-rich basic protein 1: MIPRGKRDAGRPAEPPDGADGHGSPWEEDGRLSVLPRDDLPKSVSDSSISSYHSARCSETTDTFKDCLEFLEEDDAGRLTPPPPYVPPESPPSRGPGSGLREERGRQPQLSVTAKNSAAPGRGGRMGPLRGDRPPVVAFVERPCAAAPAAMLGEGRRARRGGGASDSDEADSEVRALTARSFRSLSGPPGARLDMCSSSSLSNSLSEDGGGGRRWAACGEPRGTELPGVPAKDLFECVDVELESGDAKKGYGKRRTVPKRQIQLKRKERKEAGFFPRGDSSAPQPLPPARKEPPGKGRAGSEDFRFNYKQFVKTASLDGDASKTRMASSLVKNVLAKKMQYEQLIKMEQQKVLRGSSTSSGPSSAGTDLLGDGMEGKSSSLSKSDLSASAEDVRLVDMRLGPFGAHRPAKGVVLSEATRENVCRLKKTFNELNERMRYQEVVQCQRLPAAEPSAERTPYWRARALFEGHSGDGKVPAVTPKFEKPQKPWPSLRQRAIRPSRPQLVPFEPKSLMPPDVPPRSVFTSQARDVRLGPQSRGEEKPPPAPREPPRPGASVGTPAEPGSKGKGLVPQPRDVRKLLKSNYSLSFGAARGPPAPGPSGESTGEPKPPSPLIIHCTSVRRSEPAPSIVPPAGGDVGMDGVREPAPARTEGTAASSSSHVAQGSPVQISKVQSVRREAPTTKSPQPSPDTCRQRSEIHVPSLVGTVEETHVESHLHVLVGPRSPPVAVEASPAQSSAVLRTEKTLLLPPPPLSPTEEDEERGHGVTMGESTGVDRHRSSGDNPGNVQDVKSAVRSTLKPPSSEPGSQLSSAGKHSPTDSTDPTAPFQAREAGEGPSVPPVPLSSRPLEQRETMEHVTTWPGASDPQLTAVQTDNSNYLTIPVKAPKPSPVPKVPPVPSLGTASFGTPLVPHPNSVSFGTPSVFGTPSVPSPATAPIGTPLVPRPTSMPFGTPLVPSPASASLGTSMVPNPASFETPVVSSLTSTSLGTPLVPSAANSSFGTPLFPYALSAPFGTPVVPSPATPSFGTASVPRLPNSTFGTSLVPNPSSTPFPTLSVPNPASSSFGVPLVPNPSYTPFASPSVPKQASSSFGTPLVPGPATMSFGTVPVSRPPNSTFGAPLVPNPSSTPFMTPSVPMPASSSYGTPMVNNPDPTSLGYPSISNVARSSFGSPLFPSPASAPLGTGVSPHPSGEAPWNKPLPEPPQPSDALTTAVPPAQPQRHVEDAPRRTEGSSPSSKSTPSPTRPFAPHASAHRKMLVDPDSGKCYYMEAPRQPQLKTLYDPETGQYMEVLIPPVPVASHAGFYQSPFNPMLYGTPYMAYGSFPGLPAPPPPTASSPAHPDLQGQPPTSENPGGFPGTFSPNPKGEGPPAAGGPDCGYLESPYYIPTGMRASPSPSQPPARASPASTEKGPLPPM, from the coding sequence ATGATCCCCCGCGGCAAGAGGGACGCGGGCCGCCCCGCCGAGCCGCCCGACGGCGCGGACGGACACGGCTCCCCCTGGGAGGAGGACGGCCGTCTGTCCGTGCTGCCCCGCGACGACCTCCCCAAGAGCGTGTCCgactcctccatctcctcctacCACTCGGCGCGGTGCTCGGAGACCACCGACACCTTCAAGGACTGCCTGGAGTTCCTGGAAGAGGACGATGCGGGCCGCCTCACTCCCCCGCCGCCCTACGTGCCCCCCGAGAGCCCCCCATCGCGCGGCCCCGGCTCCGGCCTGCGGGAGGAGCGCGGCCGGCAGCCCCAGCTGTCCGTCACGGCTAAGAATAGCGCGGCGCCGGGCCGCGGGGGCAGGATGGGTCCCCTCCGCGGGGATCGGCCGCCCGTCGTCGCCTTCGTGGAGCGGCCGTGCGCGGCGGCGCCGGCGGCGATGCTGGGCGAGGGGCGGCGGGCCcggaggggcggcggggccaGCGACTCGGATGAGGCCGACAGCGAGGTGCGGGCGCTGACGGCCAGGTCCTTCCGCAGCCTGTCGGGCCCCCCCGGCGCCCGGCTGGACATGTGCAGCTCGTCCAGCCTCTCCAACTCGCTGTCGGAggacggcggcggcgggcggcggtgGGCGGCCTGCGGGGAGCCCCGCGGCACTGAGCTGCCCGGTGTGCCGGCCAAGGACCTGTTTGAGTGTGTGGACGTGGAGCTGGAGAGCGGCGATGCCAAGAAGGGGTACGGCAAGAGGAGGACTGTCCCCAAGCGGCAGATCCAgctgaagaggaaggagaggaaggaggctGGGTTCTTCCCACGGGGGGACAGCTCGGCCCCGCAGCCTCTGCCCCCCGCCAGGAAGGAGCCCCCGGGGaagggcagggctggcagcgAGGACTTCAGGTTCAACTACAAGCAGTTTGTGAAGACGGCCTCCTTGGATGGTGACGCCAGCAAGACCAGGATGGCCTCCAGCCTGGTGAAGAACGTGCTGGCCAAGAAGATGCAGTACGAGCAGCTCATCAAGATGGAGCAGCAGAAGGTGCTGCGGGGCAGCTCCACCTCCTCGGGGCCATCCTCGGCCGGCACCGACCTGCTCGGGGACGGCATGGAGGGCAAGTCCAGCTCGCTGTCCAAATCCGACCTCAGCGCCTCGGCCGAGGACGTGAGGCTGGTGGACATGAGGCTGGGGCCTTTCGGTGCCCACCGGCCGGCCAAGGGTGTGGTGCTGAGCGAAGCGACGCGGGAGAACGTCTGCAGGCTGAAGAAGACCTTCAATGAGCTCAACGAGAGGATGCGGTACCAGGAGGTGGTGCAGTGCCAGCGCCTGCCCGCCGCCGAGCCCTCCGCCGAGAGGACTCCCTACTGGCGAGCGCGGGCCCTGTTCGAAGGCCACAGCGGGGATGGGAAGGTGCCGGCCGTCACCCCCAAGTTTGAAAAGCCTCAGAAGCCGTGGCCCAGCTTGAGGCAGCGAGCCATCCGGCCCAGCAGGCCCCAGCTCGTCCCCTTTGAGCCCAAAAGCTTGATGCCTCCCGACGTGCCGCCCCGGAGCGTCTTCACCTCCCAGGCGCGGGATGTGAGGTTGGGGCCGCAGAGCCGTGGGGAGGAGAAGCCACCGCCTGCACCCCGAGAGCCCCCGAGACCCGGGGCCTCTGTGGGTACCCCCGCTGAGCCGGGCAGCAAAGGCAAGGGGCTGGTGCCGCAGCCACGGGACGTGCGTAAGCTTCTCAAGAGCAACTACAGCCTCAGCTTCGGTGCTGCCCGCGGACCCCCGGCTCCCGGCCCCAGCGGGGAAAGCACCGGGGAGCCCAAGCCGCCGTCCCCGCTCATCATCCACTGCACCTCGGTCCGACGCAGCGAGCCGGCGCCGAGCATCGTGCCACCGGcggggggggacgtggggatggaTGGTGTCCGAGAGCCTGCACCGGCACGCACCGAGGGCACggcagcatccagcagcagccacgTGGCGCAGGGCTCACCTGTGCAGATCAGCAAGGTGCAGTCCGTGCGGAGAGAGGCGCCCACCACTAagagcccccagcccagcccggACACGTGCCGCCAGCGCAGTGAGATCCATGTGCCCTCACTGGTGGGGACTGTGGAGGAAACGCACGTGGAGAGCCACCTGCACGTCCTGGTCGGGCCTCGGTCCCCGCCTGTGGCTGTGGAGGCCTCCCCggctcagagcagtgctgtgctgaggacGGAGAAGACCCTTCTCCTCCCACCGCCACCACTGAGCCCCACAGAAGAGGATGAGGAGCGTGGTCACGGTGTCACCATGGGGGAGAGCACTGGAGTGGACCGACATCGCAGCAGTGGGGACAACCCAGGGAATGTCCAGGATGTGAAATCAGCGGTGAGGAGCACACTGAAGCCACCCAGCAGTGAGCCGGGCAGCCAGCTGTCCTCGGCAGGgaagcacagccccacagacagcacTGACCCCACTGCGCCATTTCAAGCGAGGGAGGCTGGTGAAGGTCCCTCTGTTCCCCCTGTGCCACTCTCCAGCAGGCCACTGGAACAGAGGGAGACCATGGAGCACGTAACGACGTGGCCGGGAGCCAGTGATCCACAGCTTACTGCTGTCCAGACAGACAACTCCAACTACTTGACAATTCCTGTGAAAGCCCCCAAACCTTCCCCAGTGCCAAAGGTGCCCCCGGTCCCCAGCCTGGGCACCGCCTCCTTTGGGACCCCTTTGGTCCCCCATCCAAACAGCGTGTCCTTCGGGACCCCCTCGGTCTTTGGGACCCCTTCAGTCCCCAGTCCAGCCACTgcacccattgggaccccactGGTCCCCCGTCCAACTAGTATGCCTTTTGGGACCCCTTTGGTCCCCAGTCCAGCCAGCGCATCCCTTGGGACCTCCATGGTCCCCAACCCAGCATCTTTTGAGACCCCCGTGGTCTCCAGCCTGACCAGCACATCCCTTGGGACCCCTTTGGTTCCTAGTGCAGCCAACTCCTCTTTTGGGACACCATTGTTCCCATAcgcactgagtgcaccctttGGGACCCCTGTGGTCCCCAGTCCAGCCACTCCATCCTTTGGGACTGCTTCAGTCCCCAGGCTGCCCAACTCAACCTTTGGGACCTCTTTGGTTCCCAACCCATCCAGTACACCTTTTCCAACCCTTTCTGTTCCCAACCCAGCCAGCTCAtcctttggggtccccttggTCCCTAACCCATCCTACACACCTTTTGCGTCTCCCTCTGTCCCCAAGCAGGCCAGCTCATCCTTTGGGACCCCCTTGGTCCCCGGTCCGGCCACGATGTCCTTTGGGACTGTTCCAGTCTCCAGGCCACCCAACTCAACCTTTGGTGCCCCCTTGGTCCCCAACCCATCCAGCACACCTTTTATgactccctctgtccccatgcCAGCCAGCTCATCTTATGGGACCCCCATGGTCAACAACCCAGACCCTACTTCCCTTGGGTACCCATCAATATCTAACGTGGCCAGATCTTCCTTTGGGTCTCCCTTATTCCCCAGCCCGGCCAGTGCTCCTCTGGGGACTGGTGTGTCCCCCCATCCCAGTGGGGAAGCCCCCTGGAACAAACCCCTCCCtgagcccccccagccctctGACGCTCTGACCACTGCTGTACCCCCGGCCCAGCCCCAACGTCACGTGGAAGATGCTCCCCGGAGGACCGAGGGCTCCTCGCCGAGCAGCAAGAGCACACCGAGCCCCACACGGCCCTTTGCTCCCCACGCGTCCGCACACCGCAAGATGCTCGTTGATCCCGACAGTGGAAAATGTTACTACATGGAAGCGCCACGACAGCCCCAGCTGAAAACACTTTACGACCCAGAGACAGGGCAGTACATGGAGGTGCTCATCCCACCGGTGCCCGTGGCTTCACACGCCGGCTTCTACCAGTCTCCCTTCAATCCCATGCTCTATGGCACACCCTACATGGCCTATGGCAGCTTCCCAGGGCTGCCAGCACCCCCGCCGCCCACCGCCTCCTCCCCGGCACACCCCGACCTGCAGGGCCAGCCACCGACCTCCGAAAACCCTGGGGGCTTCCCTGGAACCTTCAGCCCCAATCCTAAGGGTGAGGGGCCGCCTGCAGCTGGGGGTCCTGACTGCGGGTACCTGGAGAGCCCCTATTACATCCCCACGGGGATGCgggccagccccagccccagccagcccccagcccgtgccagccctgccagcactgaGAAGGGACCACTGCCCCCCATGTGA
- the MZB1 gene encoding marginal zone B- and B1-cell-specific protein: MQAVLVLCVALSLAARAGGEDACGGREAPSSSHSIPAPQMSAEDRLSPHMPEALRCDACHAIAFQLEGRLSRAEAKQGRKALSESDYVEVLEQSCLQDWELYGVQELRGERRLMGPGLPGQEAMSVAVMGGPWPGRLAKMCHSLVGEHGEEQLYGAHRRGPTALRELLCHGKKGPCAHLGGSKAGGSAPPKALQNEL; the protein is encoded by the exons atgcaggcagtgctggtgctgtgcGTGGCCCTGAGCCTGGCAGCAAGAGCAGGGGGCGAGGATGCATGTGGGGGCCGCGAGgccccatcctcatcccacagcatccctgcGCCCCAGATGAGTGCTGAGGACCGGCTCTCACCCCACATGCCGGAAGCCCTGCGCTGCGACGCGTGCCACGCCATCGCCTTCCAG CTGGAGGGGCGGCTGAGCCGTGCGGAGGCGAAGCAGGGCAGGAAGGCGCTGAGCGAGTCGGACTacgtggaggtgctggagcagagctgcttgcaGGACTGGGAGCT TTACGGCGTGCAGGAGCTGAGAGGGGAGCGGCGGCTGAtggggccggggctgccggGACAGGAGGCGATGAGCGTGGCAGTGATGGGGGGCCCGTGGCCGGGCAG GCTGGCCAAGATGTGCCACAGCCTCGTGGGAGAGCACGGCGAGGAGCAGCTGTACGGAGCGCACCGACGGGGTCCCACCGCGCTGCGGGAGCTGCTGTGCCACGGCAAGAAGGGGCCATGCGCCCACCTGGGGGGGTCCAAGGCAGGGGGCTCGGCCCCCCCCAAGGCGCTGCAGAACGAGCTGTAG
- the SLC23A1 gene encoding solute carrier family 23 member 1 isoform X2 produces the protein MGTRSGELPQPQDASPALAPSGPQRPPGASRGPAADPGPPPTRRHFDMLYQIEDVPPWYLCILMGFQHYLTCFSGTIAVPFLLAESLCVGKDQLTVSYLIGTIFTCVGITTLIQTTVGIRLPLFQASALAFLVPAKAILALEKWRCPPEEQIYGNWVLPLNTSHIWQPRMREIQGAIVVSSLVEVFIGLLGLPGALLSYIGPLTVTPTVSLIGLSVFQAAGERAGSHWGIAALSIVLIVLFAQYLRNVTVRLPGYRWGRGFVLLRVQIFKMFPIILAIMVMWLLCYVLTRAGVFPSHPEEYGYKARTDARGEILSVAPWFRFPYPCQWGIPTVTSAAVLGMFSATLAGIIESIGDYYSCARLSGAPAPPVHAINSGAGSPPPHWAHLQSHRRERHPLFIPQGHFHRRHLLHHRGADGNRQRLHLLQPQHRGAGHHQGGEQEGDSVRRWDHAHPGHHRKVHRAVRLTARPHPRRDVLHAVRHDHSRRPLQPAVR, from the exons ATGGGGACCCGCTCGGGAGAACTGCCCCAGCCCCAG GACGCCAGCCCGGCCCTCGCCCCCTCTGGCCCCCAGCGTCCCCCAGGGGCGAGCAGG GGCCCTGCGGCAGACCCCGGCCCTCCCCCGACTCGGCGGCACTTTGACATGCTGTACCAGATCGAGGACGTGCCCCCCTGGTACCTCTGCATCCTGATGGGCTTCCAG CACTACCTGACCTGCTTCAGCGGCACCATCGCCGTGCCCTTCCTGCTGGCCGAGAGCCTGTGCGTGGGCAAGGACCAGCTGACCGTCAGCTACCTCATCGGCACCATCTTCACCTGCGTCGGCATCACCACCCTCATCCAGACCACCGTGGGCATCAG GCTGCCGCTGTTCCAGGCGAGCGCGCTGGCCTTCCTGGTGCCCGCCAAGGCCATCCTGGCGCTGGAGAAGTGGCGGTGCCCACCCGAAG AGCAGATCTATGGCAACTGGGTGCTGCCGCTCAACACCTCCCACATCTGGCAGCCCCGCATGCGGGAG ATCCAGGGGGCCATCGTGGTGTCCAGCCTGGTGGAGGTGTTCAtcgggctgctggggctgcccggCGCGCTGCTCAGCTACATCGGGCCGCTCACCGTCACCCCCACCGTCTCCCTCATCGGCCTCTCCGTCTTCCAGGCCGCTGGCGAGCGGGCCGGCTCACACTGGGGCATCGCTGCGCT GTCCATCGTCCTCATCGTGCTCTTTGCGCAGTACCTGCGGAACGTCACCGTGCGCCTGCCCGGGTACCGCTGGGGACGCGGCTTCGTCCTGCTGCGCGTGCAGATCTTCAAGATGTTCCCC ATCATCCTGGCCATCATGGTGATGTGGCTGCTCTGCTACGTGCTGACACGTGCTGGCGTCTTCCCCAGCCACCCCGAGGAGTACGGCTACAAGGCCCGGACGGACGCGCGTGGGGAGATCCTCTCGGTGGCCCCCTGGTTCCGTTTCCCCTACCCCT GTCAGTGGGGGATACCCACGGTGACCTcggcagctgtgctgggcatgTTCAGCGCCACGCTGGCCGGCATCATCGAGTCCATCGGGGATTACTACTCCTGTGCACGGCTGTCAGGGGCGCCCGCGCCCCCAGTGCACGCCATCAACAG TGGTGCGGGGTCACCTCCTCCCCATTGGGCACATCTCCAAAGCCACCGCAGGGAACGGCACCCTCTGTTCATCCCCCAGGGGCATTTTCACCGAAGGCATCTCCTGCATCATCGCGGGGCTGATGGGAACCGGCAACGGCtccacctcctccagccccaaCATCGGGGTGCTGGGCATCACCAAG GTGGGGAGCAGGAGGGTGATTCAGTACGGCGCTGGGATCATGCTCATCCTGGGCACCATCGGAAAGTTCACCGCGCTGTTCGCCTCACTGCCCGACCCCATCCTCGGCGGGATGTTCTGCACGCTGTTCG GCATGATCACAGCCGTCG